A single region of the Acidiferrobacteraceae bacterium genome encodes:
- a CDS encoding SOS response-associated peptidase family protein, translated as MCYSAMVEQNFKSFERWKKARIDSGLFEGLFRRRVEDDSIKIARALEANYADPKTAQDKRITQYIKEYHARKTAEWQADLFKQKKRLADAERSLKTKETKKALEDQRIASNKIERYVARLADAERKQLKPEDSRIFPFWYVPVMVMEDGEYVIKPMRYHCRMNGKPASYDKRYPGLYNARRDNLDGYWKGVFGTHHAIALVSSFFENVALHDFEHRELRKGEKEQNLVLHFNPRTAEPMLLACVWDRWQKAGEDDLYSFAIVTDDPPPEVAATGHNRCPIPLKAANVDAWLTPEGRDKDELQALLDDHERPYYEHERAA; from the coding sequence ATGTGTTACTCGGCGATGGTCGAACAAAACTTCAAGTCTTTCGAAAGGTGGAAGAAGGCCCGCATCGATTCGGGCCTGTTCGAAGGCCTGTTCCGGCGCCGGGTCGAGGACGATTCCATCAAGATCGCCCGCGCCCTGGAGGCGAACTACGCCGACCCGAAGACCGCCCAAGACAAGCGTATCACCCAATATATAAAGGAATACCACGCCCGCAAGACCGCCGAGTGGCAGGCCGACCTGTTCAAGCAGAAGAAGCGCCTGGCCGATGCCGAGCGCAGCCTGAAGACGAAGGAAACAAAGAAGGCGCTGGAAGACCAGCGTATCGCCAGCAACAAGATCGAGCGCTACGTGGCGCGCCTGGCCGATGCCGAGCGCAAACAGCTCAAGCCCGAAGATTCGCGCATTTTTCCCTTCTGGTACGTGCCGGTGATGGTCATGGAGGACGGCGAGTATGTCATCAAGCCCATGCGCTACCACTGCCGTATGAATGGCAAGCCCGCTTCGTACGACAAGCGCTATCCGGGCCTGTACAACGCCCGGCGCGACAACCTCGATGGCTACTGGAAGGGCGTATTTGGCACGCACCATGCCATCGCGCTTGTTTCGAGCTTTTTCGAAAACGTGGCCCTGCATGACTTCGAGCATCGCGAATTGCGCAAGGGCGAGAAGGAACAAAATCTGGTGTTGCACTTCAATCCGCGCACGGCGGAGCCCATGCTACTGGCCTGTGTCTGGGACCGGTGGCAAAAAGCGGGAGAGGATGACCTGTACTCCTTCGCCATTGTCACCGACGACCCGCCGCCCGAAGTAGCGGCGACCGGGCACAATCGCTGCCCCATCCCCCTGAAGGCAGCCAATGTCGATGCCTGGCTCACGCCCGAAGGGCGGGACAAGGATGAGTTGCAGGCCCTGCTCGACGACCACGAGCGGCCCTACTACGAACACGAGCGGGCCGCCTGA
- a CDS encoding prenyltransferase gives MPSDTQIPQSKVARWSGAFLGFYRPAVDEVRELDPVSRFLYAARSVILVISAQAAIIAGLLAAADREFHGPYFLLVLLGLVVAHMISNLSNDYFDYTRGHDTPDSPRLRYTVHPIASGVLEPRTLLAGLAVLALIGLSIAGFFVYERGWLAAAFIGAGVLLLFAYDAAPVPLKKIGLGEVAVFLVWGPLMVGGGYAVLTGHVSANAFYASIPYGLGSMSILVGKHIDQREFDLTAGIHTLPVVLGETIARRLNLSLIVLMYAVIAVLIALGRLTPFAALVILALPRAIRALSTLASPRPDAPPEGYVGWPLWYHRASLVHNRLFGWLYISGLALGAIWPGVGR, from the coding sequence ATGCCCAGCGATACCCAAATTCCCCAATCCAAAGTCGCCCGCTGGTCCGGTGCCTTCCTCGGCTTCTATCGCCCGGCGGTGGACGAGGTGCGGGAGCTGGACCCGGTATCCCGCTTCCTGTACGCGGCCCGCAGCGTGATCCTCGTCATCTCGGCCCAGGCGGCCATCATCGCCGGCCTGCTGGCCGCCGCCGACCGGGAGTTTCACGGACCGTACTTCCTGTTGGTACTGCTCGGCCTGGTGGTGGCGCACATGATCAGCAATCTGAGCAACGACTACTTCGACTACACCCGTGGGCACGACACCCCGGATTCTCCGCGCCTGCGTTATACCGTGCACCCAATAGCGAGCGGAGTACTGGAACCGCGCACCTTGCTCGCCGGATTGGCGGTGCTGGCGCTGATCGGCCTGTCCATCGCCGGCTTCTTCGTCTACGAGCGCGGTTGGCTGGCGGCGGCATTCATCGGCGCCGGGGTCCTGCTGCTGTTCGCCTACGATGCCGCACCCGTGCCGCTGAAGAAGATCGGCCTCGGCGAGGTCGCGGTGTTCCTGGTCTGGGGACCGCTAATGGTGGGTGGCGGCTACGCCGTATTAACGGGCCACGTTTCCGCCAATGCATTCTATGCCTCCATTCCCTACGGCCTCGGGTCCATGTCCATTCTGGTGGGCAAACACATCGATCAACGGGAGTTCGATCTCACGGCCGGGATCCACACCCTCCCCGTTGTGCTGGGCGAAACCATTGCCCGCAGGCTGAATCTGTCCCTGATCGTGCTGATGTACGCGGTGATTGCCGTGCTGATCGCCCTCGGCCGCCTCACGCCCTTTGCCGCGCTGGTTATCCTCGCCCTCCCTCGTGCAATTCGCGCCCTGTCCACGCTGGCAAGTCCCCGGCCGGATGCGCCGCCCGAAGGCTACGTCGGCTGGCCTCTTTGGTATCACCGCGCTTCGCTGGTTCACAACCGCCTTTTTGGCTGGCTTTATATATCTGGACTGGCGTTGGGTGCGATATGGCCTGGGGTCGGCCGGTAG
- a CDS encoding alpha/beta hydrolase → MKYAARGLRWFVGVLFALLALSMALTGNWLQAVPLVLLLFLLLPSDARFRQVTGRSPPWWARTIAIVLLLLDFVWLGSLTKYTSAIYKSPEVKARFMQMYAERMKTWPVPYEDVFVETEYGKVHVIVSGRKQAPPLVLLHVSGVASWSWQYNIKELDRHYRTYAIDTLGDAGRSELKSRGHYPADGKAQASLYSEIFDKLGIQSAYIVGGSEGGFIATNITLYAPKRVKKLVLLGPMGFGGTTESVLRIMLIQFFPLKSIQESTVRWAFGDNPGPRQVAGEWFRLMMTGTFPRKARPIAFTPERLEKIRVPVLLVLGKRDNLVGDAENTRRLAHNIPDVQIKVLETGHFISVEQPGEVDRLIVKFLGT, encoded by the coding sequence ATGAAATACGCTGCTCGCGGCTTGCGCTGGTTCGTCGGCGTCCTTTTTGCCTTACTGGCCTTATCCATGGCACTGACCGGGAACTGGCTGCAGGCAGTTCCCCTGGTGTTGCTCCTTTTTCTTTTGCTGCCGTCCGACGCGCGATTCCGCCAGGTGACGGGGAGGTCTCCGCCCTGGTGGGCGCGGACGATCGCCATCGTCCTGCTGCTTCTGGATTTTGTCTGGCTGGGTTCCCTGACCAAATATACCTCCGCCATTTACAAGTCCCCGGAAGTCAAGGCGCGGTTCATGCAGATGTATGCCGAGAGGATGAAGACCTGGCCGGTCCCCTATGAAGACGTATTCGTCGAAACGGAATATGGAAAGGTCCATGTCATTGTCAGCGGACGAAAACAGGCGCCGCCGCTGGTGTTGTTGCATGTGTCCGGCGTGGCCAGTTGGTCGTGGCAATACAACATCAAGGAACTGGATCGCCACTATCGTACCTATGCCATCGACACCCTCGGCGACGCTGGACGGAGCGAGCTCAAGAGCCGCGGCCACTACCCGGCGGACGGCAAGGCCCAGGCAAGTCTGTATTCAGAAATCTTCGACAAGCTGGGAATACAGAGTGCCTATATCGTCGGTGGCTCCGAAGGTGGGTTCATTGCAACCAATATCACACTCTACGCACCAAAGCGCGTGAAGAAGCTGGTGCTGCTCGGGCCCATGGGATTCGGCGGCACCACCGAGTCCGTGCTGCGGATCATGTTGATACAGTTCTTTCCACTCAAGTCAATCCAGGAAAGCACGGTGCGCTGGGCATTTGGCGACAATCCCGGGCCACGGCAGGTAGCAGGTGAGTGGTTTCGTCTGATGATGACGGGAACCTTCCCGCGCAAGGCCAGGCCCATAGCCTTTACGCCAGAGCGATTGGAGAAGATCAGGGTGCCGGTGCTACTGGTCCTGGGAAAGCGGGACAATCTCGTCGGCGATGCCGAAAACACCCGGCGGCTGGCGCACAATATTCCCGACGTCCAGATCAAGGTGCTCGAAACCGGGCATTTCATCAGTGTCGAGCAACCCGGGGAAGTCGACCGGCTCATCGTCAAGTTTCTTGGGACGTGA
- a CDS encoding DUF2784 domain-containing protein, which translates to MDSDAWFLLAADLLLVTHVLFVAFVVFGLALILLGKLRRWSWVRNPWFRIAHLCAIGIVVLQAWLGVICPLTIWEMALRERAGGAVYSGSFIAHWLDAILYYNAPPWVFGVVYTLFGAMVIASWFWVRPRAFGNRRSSSG; encoded by the coding sequence ATGGATTCAGATGCCTGGTTTCTTCTCGCGGCGGACCTGCTTCTGGTAACGCATGTCCTGTTCGTAGCGTTCGTCGTTTTCGGATTGGCCCTGATTCTTCTGGGCAAACTGCGTCGCTGGAGTTGGGTGCGCAATCCCTGGTTTCGGATCGCCCATCTGTGTGCGATCGGGATTGTGGTGCTCCAGGCATGGCTAGGAGTCATCTGTCCGCTCACGATCTGGGAAATGGCACTACGCGAGCGCGCCGGTGGCGCGGTCTATTCCGGTTCCTTCATTGCCCACTGGCTGGACGCGATCCTTTACTATAACGCTCCTCCCTGGGTGTTTGGCGTCGTTTACACCCTGTTCGGTGCAATGGTCATTGCCAGCTGGTTCTGGGTCCGGCCACGAGCATTTGGCAACAGAAGAAGTTCGTCGGGGTGA